A section of the Telopea speciosissima isolate NSW1024214 ecotype Mountain lineage chromosome 3, Tspe_v1, whole genome shotgun sequence genome encodes:
- the LOC122654237 gene encoding uncharacterized protein LOC122654237, whose product MMLQPKNPYPTLKATITSFTVLFLLLLTFFFPTTISSLSIIGLDSFLTQQSRLDPQAFNDSFLSLSSSVKKSLSQQSFTHVSSLISSLLSLEISVPVTIKLVGSFSPNSQSLLSSFISATHFSDQFHVISSSDPHHLTIKHSLHLDVSPSSSLASLISESIRFEIERSASSLRHSLHSVPYSVVDRIVKQDFEKEKPVQGVYIYLLNLNPQLKPYAYTYGLGDSSPAFTRCLGSIWTGKDRYLWIDLAAGPVDYGPALSGDGVLPRGEFHPLAVLHGSPKSQQALLADLASLVWSAYQVLLVPSLRIPVPFENSLIVQFIHVHGSEGKDMHGLDWKSIERTFMDEVNDGGLLLGDQSLRFRTYEVMFSECPICSFAISRSMNSYTSRFLFENYTLIVSESLDSKRLHQILSDSADQLRSAAGVPDEDFGRVLPVYIFDLDINRLMLLDRYHQSVAFNDMVIAVRTRSTQTVGDYGCNGRHVITQTRELERPLVGSILQSMWGVSPTHLLWSPRHNSTLVDYTWSVGQTPFGPFSEISSLSFVQKDAARRNVLLTSLNYSITSALEVLDSISAHGADRNLLKQNQHVEFVQRWNLFKYKLDKAVSALSHLDFEMALYYLRSSDHDLYAIHSLLYHASQELEASLVCFKDPPFPWASVSVGGLCFCSIIYVYSKREKLFKSKRKQF is encoded by the coding sequence ATGATGCTTCAACCCAAAAACCCCTACCCCACCTTGAAGGCCACCATCACCAGCTTCACCGTACTGTTCTTGCTCCTCCTCACATTCTTCTTCCCCACCACCATTTCATCTCTCTCCATCATAGGTCTCGACTCCTTCCTCACCCAACAATCCCGTCTCGATCCACAAGCCTTCAACgactccttcctttctctctcctcttccgtCAAGAAATCCCTATCCCAACAATCCTTTACTCATGTCTCctctctcatctcctcccttcttTCCCTGGAAATCTCAGTTCCCGTCACCATCAAGCTCGTCGGCTCTTTCTCCCCAAATTCTCAGtccctcctctcttctttcattTCAGCCACTCACTTCTCTGATCAATTCCATGTCATAAGCTCCTCCGACCCTCATCATCTCACCATCAAACACTCCCTTCATCTCGatgtttctccttcttcctccctcgCTTCCTTAATATCCGAATCAATTCGCTTCGAGATCGAACGATCTGCCTCCAGCCTCCGACATTCTCTTCACTCGGTTCCTTACTCCGTCGTCGATCGAATTGTTAAACAGGATTTCGAGAAGGAGAAGCCCGTTCAAGGGGTTTATATTTACTTGCTCAATTTGAATCCTCAACTCAAGCCCTACGCCTACACGTATGGGCTTGGGGACTCTTCCCCTGCTTTTACTAGGTGTTTGGGCAGTATTTGGACTGGGAAGGATCGGTACTTGTGGATTGATTTAGCTGCTGGACCGGTTGATTACGGGCCTGCTTTGTCTGGTGATGGTGTCCTGCCAAGGGGCGAGTTTCATCCATTGGCGGTCTTGCACGGCAGTCCCAAGTCTCAGCAAGCATTGCTTGCGGATTTGGCGTCTTTGGTTTGGAGTGCCTATCAGGTTCTGTTGGTTCCTTCTTTGAGGATTCCGGTTCCATTTGAGAATTCGCTTATAGTGCAGTTCATCCATGTTCATGGGTCTGAAGGTAAGGACATGCATGGTCTGGACTGGAAATCGATTGAGAGAACGTTTATGGATGAGGTTAATGATGGGGGTTTGTTGTTGGGGGATCAGTCATTGAGGTTTAGAACTTACGAAGTCATGTTCTCGGAATGTCCAATCTGTTCATTTGCAATTTCACGCTCGATGAATTCATACACTTCGAGGTTCTTGTTTGAGAATTATACATTGATAGTCAGCGAGTCTTTGGACTCGAAGCGTTTGCATCAGATACTATCGGATTCTGCGGATCAATTGAGGAGTGCCGCAGGAGTTCCGGATGAGGATTTCGGTAGGGTTCTTCCGGTGTATATTTTTGATTTGGACATCAATAGGTTGATGTTGCTTGATCGGTACCACCAGTCGGTTGCTTTTAATGATATGGTCATTGCAGTGAGGACAAGGAGTACTCAGACGGTGGGTGATTATGGCTGTAATGGCCGTCATGTGATCACGCAGACAAGGGAACTTGAGAGACCCCTTGTTGGCTCGATTCTCCAGAGTATGTGGGGAGTGTCACCAACCCATCTGTTATGGAGCCCCAGACATAACAGCACTCTGGTGGATTATACCTGGAGTGTTGGCCAGACTCCATTTGGGCCATTTTCAGAGATTTCATCTTTGTCATTCGTGCAGAAGGATGCTGCCCGGAGAAATGTCCTCCTGACATCTCTGAATTACAGTATCACTAGTGCACTTGAGGTGCTTGATTCAATATCTGCACATGGTGCGGACAGAAACCTGCTAAAACAGAATCAACATGTTGAGTTCGTGCAAAGGTGGAATTTGTTCAAGTACAAATTGGATAAAGCTGTTTCTGCACTATCTCATTTGGACTTTGAGATGGCTTTATATTACTTGAGGTCTTCTGACCATGACTTGTATGCAATCCACTCGCTTCTTTATCATGCATCACAAGAACTGGAGGCCTCTCTTGTTTGCTTCAAGGATCCTCCATTTCCATGGGCTTCAGTATCAGTAGGTGGACTATGTTTCTGTTCAATCATATATGTGTACTCCAAAAGAGAAAAGCTCtttaaaagcaaaagaaagcaGTTTTGA